A part of Larimichthys crocea isolate SSNF chromosome VII, L_crocea_2.0, whole genome shotgun sequence genomic DNA contains:
- the il10ra gene encoding interleukin-10 receptor subunit alpha isoform X2 yields the protein MTTPLQTTEMDIGKKTLIFVHLVFYMNYVSGGEVPEPKDLVVDITEGEVVVHWDKPVGAPSDTQYNVQILNYSDKGQWTAVHSCTGITYQYCDISSLIYDYRKTYRVRVQLVAGDAESAWVKKILTPNDGKLLPPSFTLWATSSTIAVKVHQKPILKKLFPYGVTYTIYLEDRDNKTTTAYLNAETEEDQKKTFSSLHWGRKYCVSIKVEGKGAADDSKVSPQQCLQLPEQEWFILAVVSLSTLGVLAFVAIIVMILLCYLKRPEKTPVALSPKSGWLPLSIGEGTMEVVTDKGWFLSGYRTEVKKCIKDPVTHVIITEDNEDEDRRTSMDSGVSMEANSTTNSGGSPPMRQEDSGCGSMGGPESSTSSQTDYPLQEERTELDVVRKREDSGLGMGCQLHSSSMNLDGRDSESLKEVVAGGDYRRQSPSSVQIHACGDEEAFKQIHPDSVLADVVTGYRAGPQSCICSGAGQCTWCHKQAVYGTGHIKEYRATRIDNGLLSGKCDFVDSYKGGFTFSSYCKKTQMDTVTVDDIQTTFIQLGENFPLLTALTPRCLIEEGKDFNMNNVTLSLCDVQLTSE from the exons ATGACGACACCTCTCCAGACAACAGAAATGGATATTGGCAAGAAGACACTAATTTTTGTCCACCTGGTTTTCTATATGAACTATGTGTCAG GAGGGGAAGTTCCTGAGCCTAAAGATCTGGTGGTGGATATAACGGAAGGGGAGGTAGTGGTACATTGGGATAAGCCTGTGGGAGCCCCGTCAGACACCCAGTACAATGTACAAATTCTAAA ttacagtgacAAGGGACAATGGACCGCAGTGCACAGCTGCACAGGGATCACATACCAATACTGCGACATTAGCAGCCTTATATATGACTATCGCAAGACTTACAGGGTCAGAGTTCAACTGGTAGCAGGAGATGCCGAGTCTGCATGGGTCAAAAAGATACTTACCCCAAATGATG GTAAACTGCTGcctccctccttcactctgtgGGCTACATCCAGCACTATAGCAGTTAAGGTTCACCAGAAACCCATTCTGAAAAAACTCTTTCCTTATGGAGTCACCTATACCATTTACCTGGAGGACAGAGATAATAAG ACTACCACCGCATACCTAAATGCTGAGACGGAGGAGGATCAGAAGAAGACTTTCAGTTCTCTCCACTGGGGAAGAAAGTACTGTGTCAGCATCAAGGTGGAGGGTAAAGGAGCAGCCGATGACAGCAAAGTGTCCCCTCAACAGTGTCTGCAGCTGCCAGAGCAAG aATGGTTCATATTAGCCGTGGTGTCCCTGTCTACTCTGGGTGTGCTGGCCTTCGTCGCTATCATAGTCATGATCCTCCTATGTTACCTGAAACGTCCAGAGAAAACACCTGTTGCACTG TCCCCTAAGAGTGGCTGGCTTCCACTTTCAATTGGAGAAGGGACTATGGAGGTTGTGACAGACAAAGGATGGTTTCTGTCCGGTTACAGAACAGAAGTgaaaaaatgcataaaagaTCCAGTGACTCATGTTATTATAACAGAGGAcaatgaagatgaagacagaaGGACAAGCATGGACAGTGGGGTTAGCATGGAGGCCAACTCTACTACGAACAGCGGTGGAAGTCCTCCAATGAGACAAGAGGACAGTGGCTGTGGGAGCATGGGAGGACCAGAGAGCTCGACTAGCAGTCAAACAGATTACcccctgcaggaggagaggactGAACTTGATGTTGTTAGGAAGAGGGAGGACAGTGGCTTGGGTATGGGCTGCCAGCTACATTCTTCCTCCATGAATCTGGATGGACGTGACAGTGAGTCTCTAAAGGAGGTTGTTGCTGGTGGTGATTATCGCAGACAGAGCCCCTCCTCTGTGCAGATTCATGCGTGCGGTGATGAGGAAGCGTTTAAACAGATTCACCCTGACTCAGTTTTGGCCGATGTGGTTACAGGCTACAGGGCTGGGCCTCAATCATGTATCTGCTCAGGAGCGGGTCAGTGCACTTGGTGTCATAAACAAGCCGTTTATGGAACAGGACATATCAAAGAATACAGAGCTACACGTATTGACAATGGACTACTAAGCGGCAAATGTGATTTTGTGGACTCTTACAAAGGGGGGTTTACATTTTCAAGCtattgtaaaaaaacacaaatggacACTGTCACAGTGGATGACATACAGACAACTTTTATACAACTGGGGGAGAATTTCCCTCTGCTAACAGCTCTAACGCCACGGTGCCTAATAGAGGAAGGAAAGGACTTTAACATGAACAATGTCACTCTATCTCTCTGTGATGTACAGCTGACAAGTGAATGA
- the il10ra gene encoding interleukin-10 receptor subunit alpha isoform X1 produces MTTPLQTTEMDIGKKTLIFVHLVFYMNYVSGGEVPEPKDLVVDITEGEVVVHWDKPVGAPSDTQYNVQILNYSDKGQWTAVHSCTGITYQYCDISSLIYDYRKTYRVRVQLVAGDAESAWVKKILTPNDGKLLPPSFTLWATSSTIAVKVHQKPILKKLFPYGVTYTIYLEDRDNKTTTAYLNAETEEDQKKTFSSLHWGRKYCVSIKVEGKGAADDSKVSPQQCLQLPEQEWFILAVVSLSTLGVLAFVAIIVMILLCYLKRPEKTPVALKSPKSGWLPLSIGEGTMEVVTDKGWFLSGYRTEVKKCIKDPVTHVIITEDNEDEDRRTSMDSGVSMEANSTTNSGGSPPMRQEDSGCGSMGGPESSTSSQTDYPLQEERTELDVVRKREDSGLGMGCQLHSSSMNLDGRDSESLKEVVAGGDYRRQSPSSVQIHACGDEEAFKQIHPDSVLADVVTGYRAGPQSCICSGAGQCTWCHKQAVYGTGHIKEYRATRIDNGLLSGKCDFVDSYKGGFTFSSYCKKTQMDTVTVDDIQTTFIQLGENFPLLTALTPRCLIEEGKDFNMNNVTLSLCDVQLTSE; encoded by the exons ATGACGACACCTCTCCAGACAACAGAAATGGATATTGGCAAGAAGACACTAATTTTTGTCCACCTGGTTTTCTATATGAACTATGTGTCAG GAGGGGAAGTTCCTGAGCCTAAAGATCTGGTGGTGGATATAACGGAAGGGGAGGTAGTGGTACATTGGGATAAGCCTGTGGGAGCCCCGTCAGACACCCAGTACAATGTACAAATTCTAAA ttacagtgacAAGGGACAATGGACCGCAGTGCACAGCTGCACAGGGATCACATACCAATACTGCGACATTAGCAGCCTTATATATGACTATCGCAAGACTTACAGGGTCAGAGTTCAACTGGTAGCAGGAGATGCCGAGTCTGCATGGGTCAAAAAGATACTTACCCCAAATGATG GTAAACTGCTGcctccctccttcactctgtgGGCTACATCCAGCACTATAGCAGTTAAGGTTCACCAGAAACCCATTCTGAAAAAACTCTTTCCTTATGGAGTCACCTATACCATTTACCTGGAGGACAGAGATAATAAG ACTACCACCGCATACCTAAATGCTGAGACGGAGGAGGATCAGAAGAAGACTTTCAGTTCTCTCCACTGGGGAAGAAAGTACTGTGTCAGCATCAAGGTGGAGGGTAAAGGAGCAGCCGATGACAGCAAAGTGTCCCCTCAACAGTGTCTGCAGCTGCCAGAGCAAG aATGGTTCATATTAGCCGTGGTGTCCCTGTCTACTCTGGGTGTGCTGGCCTTCGTCGCTATCATAGTCATGATCCTCCTATGTTACCTGAAACGTCCAGAGAAAACACCTGTTGCACTG AAGTCCCCTAAGAGTGGCTGGCTTCCACTTTCAATTGGAGAAGGGACTATGGAGGTTGTGACAGACAAAGGATGGTTTCTGTCCGGTTACAGAACAGAAGTgaaaaaatgcataaaagaTCCAGTGACTCATGTTATTATAACAGAGGAcaatgaagatgaagacagaaGGACAAGCATGGACAGTGGGGTTAGCATGGAGGCCAACTCTACTACGAACAGCGGTGGAAGTCCTCCAATGAGACAAGAGGACAGTGGCTGTGGGAGCATGGGAGGACCAGAGAGCTCGACTAGCAGTCAAACAGATTACcccctgcaggaggagaggactGAACTTGATGTTGTTAGGAAGAGGGAGGACAGTGGCTTGGGTATGGGCTGCCAGCTACATTCTTCCTCCATGAATCTGGATGGACGTGACAGTGAGTCTCTAAAGGAGGTTGTTGCTGGTGGTGATTATCGCAGACAGAGCCCCTCCTCTGTGCAGATTCATGCGTGCGGTGATGAGGAAGCGTTTAAACAGATTCACCCTGACTCAGTTTTGGCCGATGTGGTTACAGGCTACAGGGCTGGGCCTCAATCATGTATCTGCTCAGGAGCGGGTCAGTGCACTTGGTGTCATAAACAAGCCGTTTATGGAACAGGACATATCAAAGAATACAGAGCTACACGTATTGACAATGGACTACTAAGCGGCAAATGTGATTTTGTGGACTCTTACAAAGGGGGGTTTACATTTTCAAGCtattgtaaaaaaacacaaatggacACTGTCACAGTGGATGACATACAGACAACTTTTATACAACTGGGGGAGAATTTCCCTCTGCTAACAGCTCTAACGCCACGGTGCCTAATAGAGGAAGGAAAGGACTTTAACATGAACAATGTCACTCTATCTCTCTGTGATGTACAGCTGACAAGTGAATGA